The Wansuia hejianensis genomic interval GAGAGGAACAAAGGGCTACAATGGTTCCCACGAGGATTGCGCGAACCATAAAGGGGTAGGAAAACATCTCTTTCAGCAAGTCAAGCATGGGAAACACCCCCTATAAAACGGCTGCCCACTTCGCTGTTCCGATAGTCCTCCGCTGTACCAAAGAAAAGCTGGGAATGGCACAGGTGCAGAATATGTTTTGCGTACTGTACCGCTGCGCGGATGTCATGGGAAATCATGATGACCGTGATCCCCATATCTTCATTGATCTGCCGGATCAGCTCGTATAAGCTCTGTGTCACCACAGGATCTAACCCGGCAGCGGGTTCATCCAATAAAATCACCTTTTTCGTGGCGCATAGAGCGCGGGCCAACAGAACCCTTTGCTGCTGGCCGCCGGATAATTCACGATAGCAGCGGTTTTTCAGCTTTGCAATTCCCATTTTTTGCAGGTTTTCATTTGCAAGCTCTTTTTCCCGTTTGGTATAAAAGGGCTTGAATCCCAATCGGTTTAAGCAGCCGGAAAGGACGACTTCGTAAACGCTGGCGGGAAAATCCTTTTGTACCGCCGTCTGCTGCGGCAGGTAGCCGATTTCTTTTGCCAAAAGCCCGTTTCCCATATGAATCGTACCGGATGCTGGCTTCTTCAAACGCAGCAGCCCCTTAATCAGCGTACTTTTTCCTGCGCCGTTTTCCCCGACAATGCAAAGATAATCGTTCGGCTCTACTGAAAAATCCAAATCCTTTACGGCGAGAACGCCGTCATATACAAAAGATATATTCTTGCATGTAATTAAATCCATTGCGTTTTTGTACCCTCCTTTTGAAAAAATAGCAGCGGCAGTACTCACGCGCCGCCGCTGCTCATTTTAGTTTAAGGCAGCGCGCAGGCTGTCTACATTTTCCGTCATCATAGACAGGTAGGTAGCCCCGTTCTCCATTTGCTCTTTCGTCACATTATGGCAGGAATACAGGGTCATCTTTTTCGCTCCGGTAGCCTCGCAGATAGAATCTGCGATTTTTCCGTTGGAAAGCTCAATGGTAAAGACAACCGGGATCTGTTCTTCCTTCACCTTATCGGTCAAAAATGCAACCGTTGCGGCGCTGGCTTCGGTTTCTGTCGAACAGCCTGTAAAGGCGGCGTAATAGCTAAGGCCATACTCGTCGGCAAAATACCGGAACGGGAAACGGTCGCCAAACAGAATCGTTTTACGTTTTGCGCTGTCTACAACTTCTCGGAAAGAAGCGTTCAACTGTTCCAACTGCTCTTTGTAATTGGCGCTGTTCTTCGCATAGGTATCGGCATTATCCTGATCTTTTTCGCAGATAAGAGAAGTAATCTTATCTACAATTTCAATCGCATTTTTCGGAGAAGTCCACACATGTTCGTCGGTTTCCTCCTCGTGCTCGTGGGAGTGTCCTGCCAGGGCTTCCTTGATCTCGTCTGCTGTAGCGTCAGCATCGTAAAACGTGGGGGCCCAATTTTCTACGCTCATGAGAGCTTCCACGCTTTCATTACCATAGCGCAGATGGAAATGAGCGATTTCTTCTTCATGTTCCTCGTGTTCTTCTTCATGACTGTCGGCGCCGGTGCCATGGTCGTTAAAGGCCAGATAAACCGGCGCTCCTGAATCAGGCGTTTTGGCTTGGAATGTATACCACACGCTGGTAATATCTCCATCGTCGTCTTTTACCGTCTGAACCCCCTGATATTCATACTCCGCAGATACAGTCCCGGAGGGCGTGTGGAAAGAAACGCTGTTCCCCTCAATGGAAAGCGTATTGTAATCGGATTTCCTCTTTTCCAAAAACTCCTGCTTCATTTCATCAAAGGATTTTTCATTTTCCTCGGCTTCTTCTGTGATATACTCGTCCAGCGTTCCATCCTCAAAGTAGGGAAGCACCGATTGAAAATCTCCGGCAAAATCAGAAAGCGGGCGGTCTTTTATTTCGCTTTCCACAATTTCCCCATGGTCGTGGTCATGCTCGTGCTCCATCCCTTCAACGATTTCTTCATTGACGGTGGGAACACAATCAATCAAACGCAGGGTGTCCGGCCTCTGATCGCCCATAGAGTTCAGAATATCGTCCACCCATACATCATTCTCGCCTCCGGTGTAGATGAACAAATCGCAGTTCTGAATCGTCTTAATATCCTGCGGGGTCGGCTCATAGGAATGGCTTTCCGCGCCGGGCTTCAACAGCATTGTAACGTCTGCCTTGTCGCCTACAATCTGGCGGGTAAAATCATATTGGGGGAAAATCGTAGTTACAACAGACAGCTTCTCCGAATTATCGGCATCTGCCGGTTTATCGGAAGTGCCGCAGGCGGACAGGCAGGCAAGGGCCAGTATCGCCGCCAACAGAATTGAAATGTATTTTTTCATAAAATTGAATCCTCCGTAAATTCGCGTATTTGCTTAAAAATGGGCGCAAAAATACAAGGGATAACCTTCCCTGCTACAAAATGGGCATAGTATTCCCTTGTATCAAAGGATTCTATTTAATTGTTCATTCTTACCTTCTGGCTGATAAGGGAAGCGACAGGTACAAACAGAGGGAGGCAAAGAAATGCCACAACCAGCGGAAACTGAGGCGCAA includes:
- a CDS encoding metal ABC transporter ATP-binding protein, which codes for MDLITCKNISFVYDGVLAVKDLDFSVEPNDYLCIVGENGAGKSTLIKGLLRLKKPASGTIHMGNGLLAKEIGYLPQQTAVQKDFPASVYEVVLSGCLNRLGFKPFYTKREKELANENLQKMGIAKLKNRCYRELSGGQQQRVLLARALCATKKVILLDEPAAGLDPVVTQSLYELIRQINEDMGITVIMISHDIRAAVQYAKHILHLCHSQLFFGTAEDYRNSEVGSRFIGGVSHA
- a CDS encoding metal ABC transporter solute-binding protein, Zn/Mn family, which produces MKKYISILLAAILALACLSACGTSDKPADADNSEKLSVVTTIFPQYDFTRQIVGDKADVTMLLKPGAESHSYEPTPQDIKTIQNCDLFIYTGGENDVWVDDILNSMGDQRPDTLRLIDCVPTVNEEIVEGMEHEHDHDHGEIVESEIKDRPLSDFAGDFQSVLPYFEDGTLDEYITEEAEENEKSFDEMKQEFLEKRKSDYNTLSIEGNSVSFHTPSGTVSAEYEYQGVQTVKDDDGDITSVWYTFQAKTPDSGAPVYLAFNDHGTGADSHEEEHEEHEEEIAHFHLRYGNESVEALMSVENWAPTFYDADATADEIKEALAGHSHEHEEETDEHVWTSPKNAIEIVDKITSLICEKDQDNADTYAKNSANYKEQLEQLNASFREVVDSAKRKTILFGDRFPFRYFADEYGLSYYAAFTGCSTETEASAATVAFLTDKVKEEQIPVVFTIELSNGKIADSICEATGAKKMTLYSCHNVTKEQMENGATYLSMMTENVDSLRAALN